Genomic DNA from Turicibacter faecis:
TGTTGTCAATGATCAAATGCAAACATCTAACCCGAATATTTACGCTTGCGGTGATGTCGCCGAGTTTGAAGGGATCTCTACAAACCTATGGTCTCCTGCTATTGAACAGGCCAAAGTAGCAGGAAGCAACGCTGTTGGTGATTCAAAAACATTCCAAAATGTATGTGAACCACTATCTCTTGTTGCCTTTGATACAGAAGTATTCGCAGTTGGTAAATACCCAAATGAAAACTTAGATACCTTTCAAACCCTTGTGGATAAAAATCCTGAGACAGGACAATTTAAAAAATTATATTTTAAAGATAACCAACTAATCTACGGTATTCTATTTAAGGATATTTCTAAAGCAAGTGTGCTATTAAATGGTGTACGAAACAAAGATAACTATCAAACAGTTGTCTCAAAACTTTATCGTTAAAGAGAAAAAGTGACTATCTTCCATCAGATAGTCACTTTTTAATTTTCTATTAAATTTCAAAAATGAAAGATTATCACTTTCGAAATAAACGCAATCCCGCTAATAAACAAATGAAAAACAGAATAATTAAATTTCCCCATTCTAATAAAAGTCCCCAATTCCCTCCATAAATCATCTCAGGCGATGCATTATACTCATCACAATATATCCCTAAATTATAGAACAAAACCATTGAAATAACTAAGGAAATTACGCTTAGTAAAAATATCGCCCTATTTACTAATTTCATCAATATCACCCTTAACCTTTCCCAAATTAAAAAATTCGCTATCAATCGGATGAGGTAATTTGCTCAATCGGGGGAAGTAAGATCATAACCTAACAAATTGACCAAAAATTCTATCCTTTTAGATACTTTTTGATTGTACCATATTTTATAAAAAAAACTAGAAATTGTTAAATAGGTGGATTTTTTTAAGACAATAAAACAGAAGTTTATCTGATAACTGATTTAATTTCCTTTCTTTCCTCAAAGAAAATAAGCTTTATTCCCCTTTCATCGACCAATCCTTTCTCACTTTCTATCCTAAAAAAACTCGTAAAATTTTAACCATACTCATTATGGCACTTTCTACGAGCTTTATCTTATTTATTATCGAACAAGTTAATCCAAAGAATTACCTCAAAACCTTTTATCCCCTGTATCATCAATCGTTTTAATGACCCTAGCAGGCACCCCTGCGACCACAGTATTTGCTAAAACATCCTTTGTGACAACAGCCCCCGCTGCAACAACTGCATTTTCCCCAATCGTTACCCCCGGAACAACAGTGGCCCCTGTAGCAATCCAAGCATTTCTTTTCACCACAATCGGTTTAGACACCGTTGCGTGACGTTTTCGAGGAGTCAATGGATGATTAATCGTTATTAAATTAACTTTAGGCCCAATGAGAACATCATCCTCTAATATAATTCCTCCACGATCCATAAATGTACATCCATGATTCACGAAAACATTTTTACCGATTTTAATATTCTTCCCAAAATCCGTGTAAAACGGAAGCCGAATACGAAAGGTTGGATCCACTACGCACCCAGTTAATTGCGAAAATAGATTACGAATTTCTTCATCAGTATGGTAATTACCATTTAGCTCAAATAATATCTTTTGCACCTCATCTATTCGTTCTCTAATCTTATAGTACCCCTCATCCTGATGCGTAATTTCTTCGCCGGCCCGATCACGTTCAAAAATATTGCGACTTTTCATCATAATCCCTCCATTAAACCACATAGTTAATGTAAACGAGAGGGGATGAGTACTAACTATCTAACCCTTCTCTCCTTTTAGTTGACTTTCTAAAGTACTGCTTAAGTGTTTCTATATCATAATCATGAATAGCTTTTTTAATAAGATCTAACTCTAGTTCAAAGTTGTTAATGGCCTTTAATAAATTGTCCTTATTTCCTAAAAAAAGTTCACTCCATAAATCCTCATTAATATTTGCAATGCGTGTTAGCTCTCTATAACTATCCCCGATAAAGCTCCCCGTGTCACGTCCCTCCTCATCACTATTTATTAAAGCAACAGCAATAGCATGCGGAAGTTGAGATGTGAAACCGATCATCTCATCATGAAAAGAGGGAGTGATACGCCTTACTTTTTTGAATCCCATTTCATAAGCAAGACCCTCAATTAATTCAATATTTTTTTCTTTATTCTTCTTTGTGGGCGTAATTAAATAATTAGCCCCTTTAAACACCTGATGTGATGCAAAATCAATTCCCTTTTTCTCTCGTCCGGCCATCGGATGACCGAATACAAAATCAATTTCTTCAGGCAGCATTGCTAGTATATCCTCGATAAACATCCCCTTAATTCCTGTTGCATCCGTAATCACGCACCCTGGCTTTAAATGCTGAAGATGATTTTGAATAAAAGACCTCATGAGTTGTGGATAAATGGCTAGGATAACTAAATCCGCATCTCTAAGCAGTCGATCACCCACCGTTTGTCCCTCCCTAATAATCCCCATCTCTCTCGCCTTTTGTAGCGTTTGAGCGTTTGTATCTATCCCATAAACCTCTCGATACCCTGCCTCCTTAAGTGCCATCGCAAACGAACCCCCAATAACACCTAATCCTACGATCACAATTTTCATTGCAAATCTCCCCTTTATTTTAAGAATTCAATGATTTCTTTTATGAATGTTATCCTCTGGTAAATTAGCATTTATCTCGAACTTTTAAGCACGTCTAAATCCTCTATCTATTATATGGATTTTTGTCTTAAGAATATGACTTAATTTTTTATACCCTGTTGCGAAAAAAAAGAGCCCTTAGGCTCTTTTTTAAAACTTACTTTCATAATCATAAATTAAACGCAGGATAGCTTCCATGTCATGAACCATTGGCATACGAGGATTGGCTGGCGTACATTGATCCTCATAAGCATTCATTGCCATACGATGAACAGATTCCTCCCAGGCATCTTGGTCAATCCCCTGAGACTTAATATTGGCTGGAACTCCAACTTTCTTACATAACTCTTCGCAAGCATCCGCAAACATCCGTACACCTTCTTCTGGTGTTTGTGGATTTAAACCAATTAATTGGGCTAACTCCATATATTTAATAT
This window encodes:
- a CDS encoding DapH/DapD/GlmU-related protein, whose translation is MKSRNIFERDRAGEEITHQDEGYYKIRERIDEVQKILFELNGNYHTDEEIRNLFSQLTGCVVDPTFRIRLPFYTDFGKNIKIGKNVFVNHGCTFMDRGGIILEDDVLIGPKVNLITINHPLTPRKRHATVSKPIVVKRNAWIATGATVVPGVTIGENAVVAAGAVVTKDVLANTVVAGVPARVIKTIDDTGDKRF
- a CDS encoding prephenate dehydrogenase → MKIVIVGLGVIGGSFAMALKEAGYREVYGIDTNAQTLQKAREMGIIREGQTVGDRLLRDADLVILAIYPQLMRSFIQNHLQHLKPGCVITDATGIKGMFIEDILAMLPEEIDFVFGHPMAGREKKGIDFASHQVFKGANYLITPTKKNKEKNIELIEGLAYEMGFKKVRRITPSFHDEMIGFTSQLPHAIAVALINSDEEGRDTGSFIGDSYRELTRIANINEDLWSELFLGNKDNLLKAINNFELELDLIKKAIHDYDIETLKQYFRKSTKRREGLDS